In Halorhabdus rudnickae, the following proteins share a genomic window:
- a CDS encoding carbohydrate ABC transporter permease gives MSQATDSKRNGVARILPDMSYSRLGIYFLVLFFTAFFLSPIWTGLVTSLKSSGAATTPFLPPTPANFTLENWGRAFDLLSRGFINSFAMAIPSTILDVLLGSMAAYGLTLVDWRRQMPVVLLFVFGIFLPYQAILVPLSDFWTNILPLTNGVIIEGITILPPSDRWGTLAELTLTHVAYGIPICFLLFRSYYKGISKELVEAAKVDGASITKIYTRIVLPLSKPMIGVVLIYQFTQIWNEFLFSLTLIGSSSDEAATITLILSGLGADLSGVNFPLRMAGAFLAALPTLFIYVLFAEEFAEGQAT, from the coding sequence ATGAGTCAAGCAACCGACTCGAAACGAAACGGTGTCGCGCGCATACTGCCGGACATGAGCTACAGCCGACTCGGGATTTACTTCCTGGTCCTGTTCTTTACGGCCTTCTTCCTCTCGCCAATCTGGACAGGGCTGGTCACGTCGCTGAAATCCAGCGGCGCGGCGACGACGCCGTTCCTGCCACCCACGCCGGCGAACTTTACCCTTGAGAACTGGGGGCGGGCGTTCGACCTGCTCAGCCGCGGGTTCATCAACAGTTTCGCGATGGCGATCCCCTCGACGATACTCGACGTCCTGCTGGGAAGCATGGCTGCCTACGGCCTGACGCTGGTCGACTGGCGCCGCCAGATGCCCGTCGTGTTGCTGTTCGTCTTCGGGATCTTCCTCCCGTATCAGGCAATTTTGGTCCCGCTGAGTGACTTCTGGACCAACATCCTGCCGCTCACGAACGGCGTGATCATCGAGGGCATCACGATCCTCCCGCCGAGCGATCGGTGGGGGACTCTGGCAGAACTGACGCTCACCCACGTTGCCTACGGGATCCCGATCTGTTTCCTGTTGTTCCGGTCGTACTACAAGGGGATCTCGAAGGAACTCGTCGAAGCGGCGAAAGTCGACGGGGCGAGCATCACGAAGATCTACACTCGCATCGTCCTGCCGCTCTCGAAGCCGATGATTGGCGTCGTGCTGATCTACCAGTTCACCCAGATCTGGAACGAGTTCCTGTTCTCGCTGACTCTGATTGGCAGTTCCTCGGACGAGGCTGCGACGATCACGCTCATCCTGTCGGGCCTCGGTGCCGACCTGAGCGGGGTCAACTTCCCGCTGCGGATGGCTGGCGCCTTCCTCGCCGCGCTGCCGACGCTGTTCATCTATGTCCTCTTCGCCGAGG